From one Rhizobium rosettiformans genomic stretch:
- a CDS encoding class I SAM-dependent methyltransferase, producing the protein MHVDIVDLRQFYYTMLGRVAEQSVALAISSVWARLPQERLVGLGYCIPFLERFRADTERTMAFMPAGQGAVNWPVGEPSATALVFDEELPLPDSSVDRVLMVHSLEFAENPRETLKEVWRVLAPGGRLVIVVPNRRGVWARMEHTPFGSGRPYSRGQLTALLRETNFTPGASAEALFFPPSKIRAVLRLRRGFERLGRVLWPAFSGVIVVEAQKRLYQGLPVAARASRRVFAPVLAPQGVPTTRNRSPEV; encoded by the coding sequence ATGCATGTCGATATCGTCGATCTGAGGCAGTTTTATTATACGATGCTCGGCCGAGTGGCGGAGCAATCGGTTGCCTTGGCGATTTCCTCGGTCTGGGCGCGCCTGCCGCAGGAACGGCTTGTAGGCCTCGGCTACTGTATTCCCTTTCTCGAACGCTTCCGTGCCGACACCGAGCGCACCATGGCCTTCATGCCGGCAGGGCAGGGCGCGGTGAACTGGCCGGTCGGCGAACCCTCGGCCACGGCGCTGGTCTTCGACGAGGAACTGCCTCTACCCGATAGTTCGGTCGACCGCGTTCTCATGGTTCATTCCCTCGAATTCGCCGAGAATCCGCGCGAAACGCTGAAGGAAGTCTGGCGCGTGCTGGCACCCGGCGGCCGCCTCGTCATCGTCGTACCCAATCGTCGTGGTGTCTGGGCACGCATGGAGCACACGCCCTTCGGTTCGGGCCGTCCCTATTCGCGCGGCCAGCTCACCGCGCTGCTGCGCGAGACCAACTTCACACCCGGCGCTTCGGCAGAGGCCTTGTTCTTCCCGCCGTCGAAGATCCGTGCAGTCCTGCGCCTTCGCCGCGGCTTCGAGCGGCTTGGCCGGGTTCTCTGGCCGGCCTTTTCCGGTGTCATCGTCGTCGAGGCGCAGAAGCGGCTCTATCAGGGACTGCCCGTTGCCGCGCGTGCTTCGCGCCGCGTCTTTGCGCCGGTGCTCGCACCACAGGGCGTGCCGACGACCCGCAATCGGTCTCCCGAGGTCTGA
- the gloB gene encoding hydroxyacylglutathione hydrolase, translated as MKSLQIEVFLCRSDNFGVLLHCPETGETASIDAPEFGPIVASAEKRGWTITHIFTTHHHGDHVEANLALKEKYGCEIIGPRNEAAVIPGIDRTVGDEDEFTFAKRPVRVIETPGHTAGHICYYLPEDMLLFAADTLFALGCGRLFERSALDMWHSLQKLAALPDETIVYFGHEYTLSNARFALTVDPENARLRSRAELIEMQRKRGDFTIPTTIGLEKETNPFLRAGDPDIRSTLGMEGATNDEVFAEIRKRKDSF; from the coding sequence ATGAAATCACTGCAGATCGAGGTATTCCTCTGCCGAAGTGACAACTTCGGCGTGCTCCTGCATTGCCCGGAAACCGGGGAGACTGCGTCGATCGACGCACCGGAATTCGGTCCAATCGTGGCATCGGCGGAGAAGCGGGGCTGGACGATCACTCATATCTTCACGACCCATCACCACGGTGACCATGTCGAGGCCAATCTGGCATTGAAGGAAAAATACGGCTGCGAGATCATCGGGCCGCGCAACGAGGCGGCGGTGATCCCCGGCATCGATCGCACCGTGGGCGACGAAGACGAGTTCACCTTTGCCAAGCGACCGGTGCGGGTGATCGAGACGCCGGGCCACACGGCGGGGCACATCTGCTACTACCTGCCCGAGGATATGCTGCTCTTTGCCGCCGACACGCTCTTCGCCCTCGGCTGCGGGCGTCTCTTCGAACGATCCGCGCTCGACATGTGGCATTCCCTGCAGAAGCTTGCGGCGCTGCCCGACGAGACCATTGTCTATTTCGGCCATGAATACACACTCTCCAATGCCCGCTTCGCACTGACGGTCGATCCGGAGAATGCAAGGCTCAGATCCCGCGCCGAACTGATCGAAATGCAGCGCAAGCGCGGCGACTTCACCATTCCAACGACCATCGGCCTGGAGAAGGAAACCAATCCCTTCCTGCGCGCCGGCGACCCGGATATCCGGAGCACGCTCGGCATGGAAGGCGCGACTAACGACGAGGTCTTCGCGGAAATCCGCAAGCGCAAGGACTCTTTCTGA
- a CDS encoding cupin domain-containing protein — MQAADIIETLGMQRHPEGGWYVETYRDEHGGPRGHSTAIYYLLQAGERSHWHKVKDAAEAWHFYAGAPLALHRSKDGVTQETVVLGLDLAAGQRPQAIIDADEWQAAESLGEFTLVGCTVAPGFDFSAFEMAPPGWAPGA, encoded by the coding sequence ATGCAGGCAGCCGATATCATCGAAACCCTCGGCATGCAGCGCCATCCCGAGGGCGGCTGGTATGTGGAAACCTATCGGGACGAACACGGCGGGCCCCGGGGCCATTCAACGGCGATCTACTATCTCCTGCAGGCCGGCGAACGGTCTCACTGGCACAAGGTCAAGGATGCCGCGGAGGCCTGGCACTTCTATGCCGGTGCGCCACTTGCCCTGCACCGTTCGAAGGACGGCGTGACGCAGGAGACGGTCGTGCTGGGGCTCGATCTCGCAGCCGGTCAGCGTCCTCAGGCGATCATTGATGCCGATGAATGGCAGGCGGCGGAAAGTCTCGGCGAGTTTACCCTTGTCGGCTGCACCGTAGCGCCCGGCTTCGACTTTTCCGCTTTCGAAATGGCGCCGCCAGGCTGGGCACCGGGCGCATAA